A single Arcanobacterium canis DNA region contains:
- a CDS encoding arginine deiminase has product MKPHVASETAPLKQVMLHRPGTEMLRLTPSNKDKLLFDDILWLEKAREEHDVFAKELTDRGIEVLYFQELLAQTLDIPEARASALQRIFTEESIGFGAVDAVANYCEQLPSDDLAALLIGGMTKRELFERIPRTTSVSMEAIDDDDFVLAPLPNHLFTRDTSCWIYDGVSINAMRMSARRRETINAEVIYRYHPRFTEYGPHIHSNGLEAGDATVEGGDVHIIGNKSVLIGMSERTCPQGVERLAARLFASGQVERVVALEMPKSRAQMHLDTVMSMADPETFVKYPGLGMLRSQVIRPGRTPKELDVTVHDPSQMHDVIAQALGLESIRVLEPPFDALTSEREQWNDGSNVLAIAPGVVVTYERNTPTNDFLAENGLEVVAIPGNELGRGRGGPRCMSCPIVREDI; this is encoded by the coding sequence ATGAAACCTCATGTAGCTTCTGAAACCGCCCCGTTGAAGCAAGTCATGCTTCACCGGCCAGGAACGGAAATGCTCCGTCTCACGCCGTCAAATAAAGACAAGCTTTTGTTTGACGACATCCTCTGGCTTGAAAAAGCCCGCGAAGAACACGATGTGTTCGCAAAAGAACTCACCGATCGAGGCATCGAAGTTCTCTACTTCCAAGAGCTCCTCGCACAAACGCTCGATATCCCTGAAGCCCGAGCCTCAGCTCTCCAACGAATTTTCACGGAGGAATCAATAGGTTTTGGAGCAGTAGACGCTGTCGCTAACTACTGTGAGCAGCTTCCATCAGATGACCTCGCTGCTCTTCTGATCGGTGGCATGACCAAGCGAGAGCTTTTCGAACGAATCCCAAGAACCACGTCGGTATCGATGGAAGCGATCGACGACGACGATTTCGTCCTTGCGCCTTTGCCGAATCATCTCTTTACTCGCGATACCTCATGTTGGATCTACGATGGCGTATCGATCAACGCAATGAGAATGTCGGCTCGTCGTCGGGAGACCATCAACGCGGAGGTCATCTACCGTTACCATCCACGCTTCACCGAGTACGGACCACACATTCACTCAAACGGTCTTGAAGCTGGTGACGCCACTGTGGAAGGCGGAGACGTCCACATCATCGGCAACAAATCGGTCCTCATCGGAATGAGTGAACGTACCTGTCCCCAGGGTGTAGAGCGTTTGGCCGCGCGGCTTTTCGCCTCGGGCCAAGTTGAGCGAGTGGTCGCCCTTGAAATGCCTAAGAGCCGAGCACAGATGCACCTTGATACCGTGATGAGCATGGCGGATCCGGAGACCTTCGTTAAGTATCCAGGGCTGGGAATGTTGCGCTCGCAGGTGATCCGCCCGGGGAGAACTCCAAAAGAACTCGATGTCACCGTTCACGATCCATCCCAAATGCACGACGTGATCGCTCAGGCTCTCGGCCTTGAGTCGATTCGCGTACTTGAACCACCCTTCGACGCTCTGACTTCTGAGCGTGAACAGTGGAATGACGGATCAAATGTCCTGGCAATCGCCCCCGGTGTGGTTGTCACCTATGAACGCAATACTCCAACAAATGACTTCCTTGCAGAAAATGGCCTCGAAGTTGTGGCCATTCCGGGCAACGAACTCGGACGCGGGCGAGGAGGCCCGCGTTGCATGAGTTGCCCCATTGTTCGCGAAGACATCTGA